CTTCTCATAGACAAAGATGCAGCTTTAGAGGACAACATGTTTCGTTGACCAAAAAGAGGGAATTTCACGTGATGCacttatatattttctgtttgtctatGTAACTACAGCCTCCCTgtgttgtacagtggggaaaaaaagtatttagtcagccaccaattgtgcaagttctcccacttaaaaagatgagagaggcctgtaattttcatcataggtacacgtcaactatgacagacaaaatgagaaaaagaaatccagaaaatcacattgtaggatttttaatgaatttatttgcaaattatggtggaaaataagtatttggtcaataacaaaagtttctcaatacttagttatataccatttgttggcaatgacacaggtcaaacgttttctgtaagtcttcacaaggttttcacacactgttgctggtattttggcccattcctccatgcagatctcctctagagcagtgatgttttggggctgtcgctgggcaacacagacattcaactccctccaaagattttctatggggttgagatctggagactggctaggccactccaggaccttgaaatgcttcttacgaagccactccttcgttgcccgggcggtgtgtttgggatcattgtcatgctgaaagacccagccacgtttcgtcttcaatgcccttgctgatggaaggaggttttcactcaaaatctcacgatacatggccccattcattctttcctttacacggatcagtcgtcctggtccctttgcagaaaaacagccccaaagcatgatgtttccaccccccatgcttcacagtaggtatggtgtcctttggatgcaactcagcattctttgtcctccaaacacgacgagttgagtttttaccaaaaagttatattttggtttcatctgaccatatcacattctcccaatcctcttctggatcatccaaatgcactctagcaaacttcagacgggcctggacatgtactggcttaagcagggggacacgtcttgcactgcaggatttgagtccctggcggcgtagtgtgttactgatggtaggctttgttactttggtcccagctctctgcaggtcattcactaggtccccccgtgtggttctgggatttttgctcaccattcttgtgatcattttgaccccacggggtgagatcttgcgtggagccccagattgagggagattatcagtggtcttgtatgtcttccatttcctaataattgctcccacagttgatttcttcaaaccaagctgcttacctattgcagattcagtcttcccagcctggtgcaggtctacaattgtgtttctggtgtcctttgacagctctttcgtcttggccatagtggagtttggtgtgtgactgtttgaggttgtggacaggtgtattttatactgataacaagttcaaacacgtgccattaatacaggtaacaagtggaggacagaggagcctcttaaagaagaagttacaggtctgtgagagccagaaatcttgcttgtttataggtgaccaaatacttattttccaccataatttgcaaataaattcataaaaaatcctacaatgtgattttcatgaaaagaaattctcaatttgtctgtcatagttgacgtgtacctatgatgaaaattacaggcctctctcatctttttaagtgggagaacatgcacaattggtggctgactaaatacttttttcccccactgtatgtgtctgtggAACACTGAGTGACGTGGTAGCACCTCCTCAGGCTTTCTCCACAGCAGCTCCACAGGTCAAGTCTGGCCCTGCAGGACAGTCTGGTCAGGAAGACACAGATAAAGATGTGAGCTGCCTTTAAAGGCATGGTTGGTGTCTAATCAATCAGCCATCACCTTACACATAAAACTGCCACTATAGGTTACTGTGACTCAAAAAGACAGCTGCACTGGGTGCCATGGATTGCATGCCGCAAGTGTTTTTGTTTGTTGTCATAAAGGTTTGTCTCTGCCCTCTTTGACACCTCTGAAATGGCACGCTAGTGCACTACTGGGCATacagggaacagggtaccatttcAGACACCTGACATTTGACAGACTATGTTAGGATTCATGGTGGATAACTTTTGGGTGTGCCCTGTCAAGCATTCACATCTCCCCAGTTACAGTCTCCACTGGCTGGCTCGCCAATTGTGCAAAATCTGATGTGCTCAACTCTACAAAATTTTGAGCGTTGTAGCCGAGGAGGAGCAGTCTGACCTGGAAGAAAAAGATGATCAGCATTTGCAAATAAAGTATTACTTAGAGTTATTGTATGCAGTCACAATGGACATGTTTTGGCCATCAAGCCTTCGTCAGACTCAGCATCTTCGACTTTAATTGTGCCCTGAGACCCTTCTCACTGATCCATAGGAAAAATCTCAAACCTAGGTCTCACAAAAGTAAGTTATCTTCCTGCAAAGCGGGGACTAGCTTATTTATTGACCTTCCTTCCTCAAAAGGATATTGCTATTTAATTAAGACTCATACATCTCCATCAAGGGCAAAGGGATACAAATGTTATTATTGACAGGAATTTAATTGTCATCGCCTTTTCTCTCAGTTTGATGCCTTCACGTGGAAATCCAAATGTGACTTATTGGCCGGAATCTTCTTGACGCAGGCTCCAGCATTCAATTGGCCTGAATCTTCTTGATGCAGGCTCCAGCATTCAATTGGCCTGAATCTTCTTGACGCAGGCTCCGCATCCAATTGGCCTGAATCTTCTTGACGCAGGCTCCAGCATCCAATTGGCCTGAATGTTCTTGACGCAGGCTCCAGCAACCAATTGGCCTGAATCTTCTTGACACAGGCTCCAGCATCCAATTGGCCTGAATCTTCTTGACTCAGGCTCCAGCATTCAATTGCTTTTTTGTTAAGCATTTTTGTCACACAAATTGCCACTACAGCAAGAACATGATTACTTGGTGCCTGGAGGAACTTTTTAAGGCCTCAAACTCTATTAAAGGTTGGAGTTGGGGGTTATACGGTTAAGGGCCCACCTATGGCCAAGTGTTGTTACTGTACATATCTTTGAAATTGTCAGTTGCTTACAATCTCAGACAATGCTTagaacagagggtagtgcgtacggcccagtacatcactggggccaagcttcctgccatccaagacctctataccaggcggtgtcagaggaaggccctcaaaattgtcaaagactccagccaccctagtcatagactgttctctctgcttccgcacggcaagcggtaccgaagcgccatgtctaggtccaaaaaaggttgtcaacagcttctacccccaagccataagactcctgaacagctaatcatggctacccggactatttgcacccccaccccatcttttacgctgctgctactctgttaattatttatgcatagtcactttaactctacccacatgtacatattacctcaactagccggtgcccccgcacattgactctgcaccggtacccccctgtatatagcctccctactgttatttttacttctgctctttttttctctcaacacttttttgttgttgttgttttattttacttttttattaagaaataaatgcattgttggttaagggctgtaagtaagcaacTCCTGCTGAGACTGAGGTTGTCCGATTATGGACACCGTGCAGGTCTGTGGAAAATCAAGGACCGTAATTGATCAATCAAGTTCCAGGGAGAAAGAAAAATCAGTAGGACTGCATTCATCAATGACTTGAGTGTTGTACGCCTGGCTTAGACACATACTGCCTTCACAAAACCACTTGCATTAGTGTCTGTCCTGGGAAATAAGCTGTTTACCCCCAAATCTCACTATACTAAATAGTAAAGTAATTAGCATCATGCCTATAAAATATGAACATATGCTATTGATGGTGCCACACATACATATTCAACATCCATTTGTAGGGGATGTCATAAACAACTGAGCTGGGTCTAAAGCACCTTCGACTGAATCCCTTTCAAGTGCTTAACTACTGAATATTTATTAGTGAATACATCCACTACACATCAAGTGATTCTAAGAATGCTTTACTTAACAATCACTTCAGACTTCATCTGGTGAAAAAAGTACACAATAATCCATTCTTAAAATGTCAATAATTTTGTAATTAGATTAAACTGTTCGTTCGTGTAGAACGGTTTGGACGTGCACAACTGCTCGTTGGACAGCTAATTACAATGTCTGGATTTAATTGATTGCGACTTTAATTGATAATTAATCAATACTGTAGAGACAAAACCGTGTCAGGTCAATCTCAGCCCAAAACGGCTCAGTCATTCGTTCCCTCCCAACCACTCAGACATGTGGATGGCAACGGTTGGCAAACAAAAGATGTCCAGGGGGTTGTTCAGGAGGATGAACATTACAGAACATTCAAATATAAATTTACTGAATGATTTTCCGTCAGATAGAACAGGggaatcatgtcagctctattcCTTATATTTATACCTGCAACATTCACAACGTTTCACATCACTAAATACAGCCCTGGTGACGGAGTTACACACGTCTCTGGGCGGTCGCCTCCCTTGTACGCCTTCTGCCTCCTCCTGCTGTGCCGTGCTGTGCAGGGTGAATCATCCGCTCATATGTCTTCAGTGTGCCTGccggtagaggagagaggaggcctgCGAACCCCGGTGCACAATTAATTAGTGATCATTATCCCATCTCCGCTTCCCTGAGTGGGCGCTGGGCTTTTGTTCTGCCTGATTAACATAGCTAACACAGCCGCCAACGTGACACCCACCGCCTCTCAATTGAGCACATGATTTAGGAACATGGCAGTGCATCATAACAGGCTGGCTATGGCTCTGCAGCAAGCTTGATAAACAGATAGGATTCATTAGGGCCATTGTAAACATGGaacagagaggaaggaaggaagcacagGAGGATGGTGGATAGCAGCCATAAGAAAGAAACAGATGAGATCACACTCTTTTTGTTCTTATTCTTTACAAAATCACAGACTGACAGAAAGTTTGACTTCAACATTGGGGGTGTCATATCATTGGGGAAGACAAGTTTGCTTCTTTCTAAGGGCATAATTTacttgcctgacgactcaaactgaattcttccgcAGCTCTATCGTttgctacatacttcagtctgagactgccatctttgaagtcgtttgtggtgacgtcaaaatgaggggtgttgtacaaaacaaaataATCTgtgattggatcatctctaacaaGAGTATCAACGCCAATGAAGAATTTTCGAAATGCcactttacccacgtgtgttctggctctggcccaatgTATCGGTTTCTaggaccaatcagaacggttcaaatgtgtttgcgttctagaaatagtcggggaggtactcagatccagactcattgcggagaagaaactaacgttcGTGGGTGTGGCGTAGCGTTTGGCTGGAGCAAGGACTCTGGGTAGCCATGCATATCATTTAATTTTGGAGGAGCACTCAGGCCTACGAAGAAGCAGTGTAATTCTCTCCTTTGTGACCCTACATCAAGTCTGGAGATGTGACCTTTTATCAACACCTCCTCTGATACATGCCCTGTCGCCCTCCACACACGCTATTTTACCTTTCATCTGCAGTGATCCAGACAGGCCTCAATTACCAGCCCTAATAGACTGGCCTCTCTTTAAAGTATAGCTTCCATTCGGTGAAGAGGAGACGAAAGAAGAGAAGAAAAGCTTGATGAAGAATGGGATAAAGTCATTTAAGGACAATACTTTTTATTAGCAAGCTGAGGGATAAGCCACTTTAGGCTCTGGACAGGTCTGAAACTCATAAAaagctttctctgtgtgtgtgatgcccTGGAACTTCTTCTCAAATAGTTAAGTTTTTGTCTCTGACTAAGATTCGGAGAACTGTCAGAAGATATTGCACTACTTGCAACACTTTTATGTCATGTGGTAAAGTtgaaagacatttacattttagtcatttagcagacgctctccaTTATAATCACAAAGGGCGCGAAACCTCCTCCAATACCGAAGAAGCACACGCAGCCAAAGTTGATTTGTGTTGACGTTTTTCTTGTCTATTCATCACTTTAGATGCTGCTGTGTGTTTGCCTTCTATTTGGGTCGTCTGACGCAAATACAAATGAATTGTGACCCTTTTCCTATGCCGCTATTAAtcaagtaagtgtgtgtgtgtgtggctccctTTCTCCCTGTGGCTGGCTTGGGTCAGCCACGATACTTTCCCTCTAATAAAACACATACATGATGATGAAAGTGGTCCCTACTGGAGGACTCCCACCCACCCGTCATGACTCAGCGGGGTAGTGAGTAAACAAAAATTCCAGAGTCGATAAACCAACAGGATATCCTACTGAGAATTGTGGCGAGGACCACAGCTGACGCTGATTACTCAAGGCTCAGGTCGATCATGTCGGCGGCATGCCGTGAGAGAACAGAGTGCCACAGTATGGGAGTGGCTGCGGAGTATATCTGGCGGTAAAGTATGGATTATTTCCACTGTCTCCTCTCAGAGCTAAAATGGAATAAGGTTAAAGGTCCAATACAGCCGTtttgatctcaatatcaaatcatttctgtaccgtactgtgattgttttaaattaaaatggtcaaaaagaaacaaaaaatgcttcttagcaaagagcaatttctcaagcacgaattttgctaggactgtctgggggtGGTTTGAGTGGGGAGGTGAAAACTAAAAAGTAGCTGTTAttagcagagaggtttggaactctcttattggtctattaactaatttactccATCCCAATAAAACAcactgaaatttcaggcagtcttttcaaacagctcttacactgaaAGGGCATTATCCTCACTTTCCCAATttgacagtattattccaacctcaaagTATGGAAATACAAAACAATGGAAATtctcatttttgactgcactgggcctttaaggtcAACAAGACAATGTTGCTTTCTCAGCATGAGGAGCACAGGCTGGTGTGTCTGTATGGATCCTTTTCAAAGTCTCCACTCAGAGCTGATATGGAACAATGTTGAAGTTCGAGACGAGAAGTGGTTGTGTGATAAAAGCCACcgacagactgactgagagacaTCCCTCTCAGCAGGCCTCTGATCTCCAGTCATTCATGTTCAAATGGAACTGAAAGCTTTCCGTTGAGAGCCTCTCATGTTGTTTACCAAGAGATGAAAAAAGTTCTATAATTGACGAAAACTGGGATGGAACATGGAAGCCTTGCTTTGCTTTTCGACCCACATTTTAATGCTTCTTATGAAGATGAATAACTAATCAATGAGTAGGGAGTCAAAAAACAGATGGCACACATACCCATCAACAGTATCACAAGATGTGTTAGAAATGTAATTCAACTGCCAGCATCAATTTATCCACGCTATGGCAATAACATATTTGGTAGCACCATCTACCCTCGGGGGAACCAAGTCAGCCAAAACATTCCTTTTTGGAAGGGCTGTCCTTTGCTTTTAAAAATACACCCAGAATTATCTGACTAAATCCAGCACAAAATCCAGGCAAATCTTTTCTGTTCCCAAATGGGCCCACGAGATTAGCAGGCTTTGTAGAAGTCCTCTATTGACCTATAGTGGCCTTGCCAAACACTATGGTTATCATTAGCACCTACAGAAAACGCATGCAAACATGACTGTCAGAGTGCTTCGCAAGCTAGGACATTTTTGGAAAGCCTGGGATGAATCAGATGAGTTAATGACATGTGCTCTAGAGATATTGATGCACCACAGATTAGGTGAATTAAGGGAAATAGTAGTGGGATAGTGGGTGAATAGTGAAGAGATAGTGGGCGACTTTGGACGGCATCCAGCCATCTGTGGCTTATACACAGTGAGGATCATTATCATTATCAGAACCCCAAACCAGATTATGCAGAGAAAAATAAAGTGAAAGCCAGCGGGGCAGGAAGTGGGAAATAAATACACAGGGTGTGGGACCGCTTAAGCATTTCTAAACAGCTGCATCTGCCCAGTTCCACACAACTTACATACACAATGGGGGACGGGGGGAATATTCAGTGATCCACATATAACTTGTGGACCCATGTATAATGTGTCTCCTCACAGTTGAGTTCAAAAGGTACAGTACTGTTTTGTCTGGGGGAATAGTCCGACTCCACACCCAGACCTGCCACTCATTCTGTCAATCTGAGAGTAGTGGAGCCACAGCACCCCCCTGTGGTCACTCTGCAGAGGACGCTCTGACTGGCCAATCCTCAGTCAGCGGCAGCCTCCCTATTCATATTACTGAAAGTTAAGTAGAGGGCTAATGAGCAAGACTGAGAAAAGTACATTCCAGAGTTGCATGTTGTAACATTCTGACAAACAAAAGGAAAAATCTGCTTTGtccaaaataaaataatggaattGAGCGCCTGACTACAGTCCCATTCTACCAGACTGTAGTTAGACAAGAATGGACAACAATGGTTCTCTGAGAGTAAGGGGCCTGAGAGTGTCTGCTGTCTTTTATTTTTCCTGGAAATGGATTTCTCATAAGGTGCACTCACCTGgtttcccaggtctaaatcagatgCTTGTTTGAAAGACAGAACAGAAAACAGCAGCAGACAATGGGTCACACTAGAGATGAAAGCCTAGCCATAGGACTCAGTCTGGTTTCCATGGAGACAGACTGGAATGATTGACATTTTGAGACAGACTGCTGTGCTGGTCAATACCCATGTTTGAAGGTTGGTCATAATGGACCTTGCAAAAGCACAGCTGCACATTATATAAAGGATACAATTATATCAAAAACATTAGTTTGCTTGTGTAAGACTGCAGCCCAATGAAGGGCATATTACTGTGACATAAAACAAAAGAAGACATGAGGCGTCTACCTTCGTCAGTAAAGATGAATAATGTAGTCAGGAATAGTTTCAATCCAATATTTAGAGAAGTACAGTATTAAATACAGTGATGAACATTCAATAAAAGTAGATTCAGAATATCAGATTTACCAACTGATTCAACTCCCAGGGACTTTTCCCAATTGTCTGGTTTTTCATCCAAAATCTTGGTCTTCGTTAACTGTAACACGAGTACTATTGTGTAGCTAATGTTTTTCATTATATTGCTTAGACATGCAGACAACTAGACACTTGCGACACGGTTTAGTGCTTGCCCAAAATAACATTGACAGTGCAAATACAGTAATATTCCTTATTCAGTAATTTTCCAGAGAAGTAGCATGATTAAAAACCAATATAGATTCACATTTTCTCATTATAAGATTTGTGTGAcacatattaataataataacaacaacattgATGACAGAGTTTTTAAAGACAGACTCTGTCCGGTCCCTCTCACCCAGTGCCATCTGTGCAGGAGCGTTACAGTGGACAGCCCTGCTGCCCAGCTTAATATACAAAGGCTGTTTCTAAGGCTCTAGTATTTTATGATGACTCAGGGCAATGGGAATGTTCTGGGAcactgtgtgtggggggttggAATTAATCTGTAACATGGACAGACAATAGGAATGAACTGGATACTGAAGGGTATTGGTGTGGGATAAGAGAAGGGATACAGAGAGATTGTGGTCCAGGGACATCTCTCTCGGACTGCTCTGGACCACTGTGCTAGGACTGGGAGATGTGTATGTGTGGGGGGATAAACAGTAGGGTAGGccactggtcagtaacaacgcGTATGTAAAGGGTATCTGAAAGAAAGGTTTAGTCCAGAGGCACCTCTCGGGGTATGAGTTCCTGGGGCATGGTGGCCTTTTTGGACTCCTTCATCTTGTCCAGGCCGAACAGCAGGTCCAGCTGGGTGATGGGCCGCAGACGctcctccacccctgctctggaGACGGATGGgacaaaggtcagaggtcaggggtcaaacATAGATGCAGACATAGGTGTTTTATGAAACATTTTCAACTAACACCAGCTTTTAAGACCTGAAGACTTCGCTTTCAACAAGAGAAAAACACAAGCACAACACAATGAAGTATACCGTAACTTATAGCTACATTCAGCATAGTAAAAAGGTCAAAGACCAGTAGTTTGATGCCTGAGTTAGTAACGGTAAATGGTAGTTACTTGTCTTCCTCGTCCTCCTCATGCATTTGCTGGGCTATCTGCTTCATCTGCTGCTTGCGGACATAGTCTCTAACACGGTACATGGCAGCATCACGACACAGCTCCCTGAGGTCACTGCCTGACGAACCCTCCGACTTTTCTGCTATCTCCTTCAGATTAATGGCATTGCTTAgctgaggaagagagggaaaaagtGTTGGTTTAGTATACAGTACATTTATTCAGGCATGATACCGTAAATCATCACTATTCCAGATTTCATTGTAATTTCTTGTGATGTTTGTTACCATTTAACcttcaaatccaacacaacagtGGACAGGTGTGAAACGACTCAAACTGGTTGGATATCTGAGAGGAAACGAAGGGATGGAGATGGTGTTAACTTACATTTTCTCCTGCCAGGATCAACTTCAGGATCTCTGCCCTCTGTCTTGTGGTCTACAGAAGTACATAACATAATGAGAGACACAGGTTTTAACATGACAGCTTGATTATCAGAGTGCATCCACAACTGAACTGACAGACATTTTCAGGCCACgttcaagtgtgtgtgtatgtgtgtgtatctcacCGGTAGGCCCACGTGAAAGGTGGTGGGCATCCTGCGCAGTATGGCTGGGTCCAGATCCTGTGGTCTATTGGTGgcccccatcaccatcacctgcAAGAACAATACCCCAACATTACCTAACTGTACAACCAGCACAGCAAAGAAAGACATTAAACCAACGGCCAATACTCAATGACGAATAAGAGCGAATAAGACAAATCTAACTATGGGAGTTGATGGTGGTACCTGGCTGCTTGCCCCAGTCTCCAGCCCATCCCACAGGCTCATAAACTGGGCCTTCATCATGGCTGTGGCCTCATGGTCCAGACTAGAGCGATTCCTCAGGAAGGAGTCTGAAAAAGAAGATTCCAAAAGTGAACATTGCCTCAAATATGATTATGTAATGGTTGAGGTTAAAGAAATCAGTAAATGATATCAATTAAGAGAGCATTACACTACTGGGTATTTAATGAGCACAGTGAAGGGCTCTCACTAATGGTTCACAAAGTAGTTTTAAAACATGTGAGATACGTAACGACACACTCACCAATTTCATCTATGAAGATGATACATGGCTGGATCTTGACAGCCAAAGAGAAGACAGCAGCGGTGAGCTTCTGTGATTCGCCGTACCACTTGTCCGTCAGAGTGGAGGGCTGCAGGTTGATGAACTGGCATCCTGAGGCTTTGGCGGTTGCCTTGGCGATAAGAGTCTTCCCACACCCGGGAGGCCCATACAACAACACCCCTGAGGTGGTGACAGAAAGAGGATCAAATCACTCACTCACTTCATTCCCAAAAGTGTTACCCAAAATAATTTACTTTGGaagaaaaaaatatgcaaaataCAACATGATGTGAAATGTGCCCTGAAGCGTTTACCTTTAGGAGGCTGAAAGAGTTTGGATCCAGCCAGCAGGTGTCTCTTCTGGAAGGGAAGGATGACGGTGTCCTGCAGCTCATAAATGACCTCATCAAGCCCTGCAAtatccctccaggacacctacagagGAAGAGCAGAGAAATCTTTAGGCTTACAACTTTATACACAATGTGCAAAATGACCCCTTTCCTCTAACTTTCTGTACAAAGCACAAATTATGTAACACCACAAACTTCGTAAGTCACAAAATGACAATTTAAAGAACTGTCACACTTTATAGGAGATTTCCCTTACCCTCATGCTGCGTGGATCTACCAGGTGAGAAGCAATGTTCATCTCATATTCAGTGAGTTTGACACCCTCCACTCCAATCTGCTTCATCAGCTGCTCTGCCTGGAGGAGGAGATGGACATCACTCTACTGCTTAACACAATTGATGGTTAATCAaacaataataaatatatatgttaTAAGATGATTCAGATCTAAACATAAACAATATGTGCGCATACCCTTTTCTTGGACTGGATCTTCTGTTTATGTGTAGGGTCCATCGCCTCCACCACCCATTTGATGCCGTAGTAGGTGGCAGCTCCAAAGATGGTCAGTCTCACTATCATGCCCACTACTTCATTTCGGGAAAGCGGGCGCATCAGCACCTCCTGGGGAATGTCTTTCAGCAACATCTCAGCAACAAGGTGTCAGCCCATTGGCAGAGAATGACAATATGCGGTGCACAGGGAACTGCCTGAAATAGAAACTGGAAGCACACAGGACAGTTTCAAACTGTGCTGTAGCAACTGAACCAGAAGTAACTGTTCAGGTCAAGCTTAGCTCTCGTTCACCAAAGTCAAAGACGCTAGCCTACACTCCTTAACAGTACATCTTGGGCTAAGGTCAAGCCTAATCTTGTAACATACATGACTCATGATTAAGGTCATGCTGTTCTACAGTCATTCTCTGTGAGATGAAACCACTGTCACGGAACGTCACTCCAGTAAATACAATTACTACactagctagcgttagctagcTGATAGTTCTAACAAAATAGCTACTTAACGTTAGCCAACACCTCACTACTGTCAACTGCACATCTGACTGCAAAAAATGTGTTGCAACAATGTCTAATTGCTTACTCTCGTAGTTACGGTCGGACATACGAtgaagcttgctagctagctagctactgcttTTGGCTTAATTTGGACTGCTAcagatgctagctagctaacgttagcatgaaTGCTAGTCAAATAGCCGGCTAGCTGCATttattagctatctagctagtaacGTTAGTCGTGCGTTATATGAAACAAATTAATAACTGGTATGTTCAAACTACATAGATGCAGTCTCTAGAAAAACGTATGTGATGTCATAAAATAACGAAACAACACAAGAAATACACTCACGAAATGTAGGCGATCCCCACAGCGAACTAGCTAGCATCATGTGAAGTGTTACTGGCACTGTACACCGATCTGAAGCAAAGGTTCAAACCACAATAGTTCCGGCCTCAATAGTTCCGTCTACGCAATCAGAGAACTACCATGCACCAGGAATACTACTGAATAATAGTATAATAAAACATTTGACAGGATACCGTGTTCATCAAGAATAAATGTTTATATTTAACAAGTAATGACACAATAGCAGTCACCTGAGAGATACAGTAGCCTCATTCCACATAGGAGCCACTGGGTGGCATACTTAGCACACCAGCTAAAACAGAGATCAGCACCATGGAGAGCAGCACGACAAAAATggacagcgccttcagaaagttttcataccccttcacgtattcaacattttgttgttacagcctgaattgaattttttattttttttatcctcaccaatctacacaaaataccccataatgaaaaagtgaaaatatgtttttagaaatgtttgcaaatgtattgaaaatgaaatacagaaaatatctcattgacataagtattcacacccctgagtcagtaca
The DNA window shown above is from Coregonus clupeaformis isolate EN_2021a chromosome 18, ASM2061545v1, whole genome shotgun sequence and carries:
- the atad1a gene encoding outer mitochondrial transmembrane helix translocase; this translates as MLLKDIPQEVLMRPLSRNEVVGMIVRLTIFGAATYYGIKWVVEAMDPTHKQKIQSKKRAEQLMKQIGVEGVKLTEYEMNIASHLVDPRSMRVSWRDIAGLDEVIYELQDTVILPFQKRHLLAGSKLFQPPKGVLLYGPPGCGKTLIAKATAKASGCQFINLQPSTLTDKWYGESQKLTAAVFSLAVKIQPCIIFIDEIDSFLRNRSSLDHEATAMMKAQFMSLWDGLETGASSQVMVMGATNRPQDLDPAILRRMPTTFHVGLPTTRQRAEILKLILAGENLSNAINLKEIAEKSEGSSGSDLRELCRDAAMYRVRDYVRKQQMKQIAQQMHEEDEEDKAGVEERLRPITQLDLLFGLDKMKESKKATMPQELIPREVPLD